The proteins below come from a single Prolixibacter sp. NT017 genomic window:
- a CDS encoding prolyl oligopeptidase family protein — protein sequence MKGTILLAGLAFFAFSCTNNQKIKYPVAHKDNVVDDYFGHKVSDPYRWLEDDNSEETAQWVKAENKVTNAFLAKIPYRDNIRKQLTNLWNYPKYSAPFKRAGKYFYYKNDGLQNQSVLYVQDNLNAEPRVLLDPNKLSDDGTVALSVARVSNDGKYLAYFVARSGSDWNEGYVLDINTGEKLSDHLQWIKFSGIGWDGDGFYYSRYDKPKAGDELSQSNEYHKVYYHKVGTPQSDDKMVYDTPEHPKRLSDVSVTRDEKIQYLTEYEASIGNSLYVRMNNERNGKWKPVYTSFDKEFQVIDDVDGQLLVLTNYKAPRYRLVAVDPKHPEETNWKEIIPESDDVLSNASVVGGKICASYMKDAHTVLQLFQPDGKLTGNIELPEMGSASVLIGEKNDNEAFYTFESWTMPNTIYQYDVATGESKVFRQPELKFNPKEFETRQVFYASKDGTKVPMFIFMKKGTKLDGTNPALLYGYGGFNISLTPYFSPARMVFLEQGGVYAVANLRGGGEYGETWHEAGTKMHKQNVFDDCIAAAEYLVEKKYTDTNHLALMGGSNGGLLVGAVINQRPDLFRVAIPQVGVMDMLRYNKFTIGWSWAGDYGTSSDSEKMFKYLYAYSPYHNIKKGGHYPAILALTADHDDRVVPAHTFKYMARMQEYNDGKNPTLVRIETKAGHGGGKPTSKIIDEYTDIWSFVFYEMGVEPKFN from the coding sequence GTGAAAGGGACCATACTACTCGCAGGTCTGGCTTTTTTTGCCTTTTCCTGTACGAACAATCAGAAAATCAAATATCCTGTGGCGCACAAAGACAATGTTGTTGATGATTACTTTGGTCATAAAGTAAGTGACCCATATCGTTGGCTGGAAGATGATAATTCAGAAGAGACAGCCCAATGGGTAAAAGCAGAGAACAAAGTAACCAATGCTTTTCTCGCCAAAATTCCCTACCGGGATAATATTCGAAAGCAACTGACCAACCTCTGGAATTATCCCAAATATTCGGCTCCTTTCAAAAGGGCAGGTAAGTATTTTTATTACAAGAATGATGGATTGCAGAATCAAAGTGTACTCTATGTTCAGGATAATTTAAATGCTGAACCGAGGGTATTACTTGACCCAAATAAACTGTCTGATGACGGAACAGTAGCGCTTAGTGTTGCACGTGTTTCCAACGACGGAAAGTATCTCGCCTATTTTGTGGCCCGCTCAGGTTCCGATTGGAATGAAGGGTATGTTTTGGATATCAATACCGGAGAGAAGTTGTCTGATCATTTGCAGTGGATTAAGTTTTCTGGCATTGGATGGGATGGTGATGGTTTTTACTATTCCAGGTACGATAAACCTAAGGCGGGTGACGAGTTGAGTCAGTCCAACGAGTATCATAAGGTGTATTATCATAAGGTCGGCACACCTCAGTCGGATGATAAAATGGTATACGATACGCCGGAGCATCCCAAACGGCTATCAGATGTAAGTGTAACGAGAGACGAAAAAATTCAATATCTCACCGAGTACGAGGCGTCTATTGGTAACTCGCTTTATGTGAGGATGAATAATGAAAGGAATGGAAAGTGGAAGCCGGTTTATACTTCGTTTGACAAAGAGTTCCAGGTTATAGATGATGTGGATGGGCAGCTACTGGTGTTGACCAATTACAAAGCACCTCGATACCGGTTAGTTGCGGTAGACCCAAAACATCCGGAGGAAACTAACTGGAAGGAAATTATCCCTGAATCGGACGATGTGTTAAGCAATGCATCGGTCGTTGGAGGCAAAATATGCGCTTCCTATATGAAAGATGCCCATACCGTTCTGCAATTGTTCCAGCCCGACGGAAAACTAACCGGGAACATCGAGTTGCCAGAAATGGGAAGTGCATCGGTGCTGATTGGCGAGAAGAACGATAATGAAGCTTTCTACACGTTTGAATCATGGACGATGCCGAATACCATCTATCAATACGATGTGGCAACAGGCGAGTCGAAAGTATTCAGGCAGCCTGAGTTGAAATTCAACCCGAAAGAATTTGAAACCCGGCAGGTGTTTTACGCCAGCAAGGACGGAACCAAGGTTCCTATGTTCATTTTCATGAAGAAGGGAACGAAACTCGATGGAACGAATCCTGCGCTGTTATACGGGTACGGTGGATTCAATATTAGCCTGACGCCGTATTTCTCTCCGGCACGAATGGTGTTTCTGGAGCAAGGCGGTGTTTATGCTGTCGCGAATTTGCGAGGAGGAGGAGAATATGGCGAAACATGGCATGAAGCCGGCACCAAAATGCATAAACAAAATGTATTTGACGATTGTATCGCCGCAGCGGAATATCTGGTCGAAAAGAAATACACCGATACCAACCATCTGGCTTTGATGGGGGGATCGAATGGCGGCTTACTCGTTGGCGCTGTCATTAATCAGCGACCTGATTTATTCCGCGTTGCGATTCCGCAGGTGGGAGTGATGGACATGCTGCGTTATAATAAGTTTACCATTGGCTGGTCGTGGGCCGGTGATTATGGTACCAGCAGCGATAGCGAGAAGATGTTCAAGTACCTGTATGCTTACTCTCCGTATCATAATATCAAGAAAGGAGGACACTATCCGGCGATTCTCGCGTTGACAGCTGATCATGACGATCGGGTAGTGCCGGCGCATACCTTTAAATATATGGCGCGGATGCAGGAGTATAACGATGGTAAAAATCCAACGTTGGTTCGCATTGAGACCAAAGCGGGACACGGAGGTGGAAAACCAACGTCGAAGATAATAGACGAGTACACCGATATCTGGTCATTTGTGTTTTACGAAATGGGGGTTGAGCCAAAATTTAATTGA
- the pnp gene encoding polyribonucleotide nucleotidyltransferase — protein sequence MYKAIEKTIDLGDGRSITIETGKLAKQADGSVVVKMGDTMLLATVVSAKEAKEDVDFMPLSVDYREKFSAAGRFPGGFLKREGRPSDDEILVARLVDRALRPLFPEDYHAETAMMISLISTGKDEMPDSLAGLAASAAIAVSDVPFECPISEVRVGRVDGKLVINPSLEQLEKADIDIMVGASYDNIMMVEGEMDEVSEDEMLEAIKFAHDAIKQHCKVQEELAAELGVVKREYSHETNDEELRELVKKETYQKVYDVARATIQNKQERYEAFDKVKEEFIEKYSEGKEEEEVPLSLIGRYFHDVEKEAVRRMILDEQIRLDGRKTNEIRPIWGEVNYLPGAHGSAIFTRGETQSLTSLTLGTKMDEKIIDNVTVQGRERFLLHYNFPPFSVGEPRTPRGVSRREIGHGNLAHRALKGMIPEDFPYIMRIVSDILESNGSSSMATVCAGTMAMMDAGVKMKRPVSGIAMGLITDKDSDKFAVLSDILGDEDHLGDMDFKVTGTEKGITATQMDIKVDGLSYEVMAQALQQAKEGREHILGKILEVIDEPREDYKPNVPRIVTITIPKEMIGPVIGPGGKIIQQIQEDTQSTIAIEEVDDLGIVEISAPNREAIDAALERVRAIVAVPEVGEVYKGKVKSIVSFGAFVEIMPGKEGLLHVSEFDWKRVENPADVLKEGDEVEVKLLEVDQRTGKLKLSRKVLLPRPERTGNENDRGGRGDRGDRRGGDRNRDRGDRRPPRRENNR from the coding sequence ATGTATAAAGCTATTGAAAAAACAATCGATCTCGGTGATGGAAGGTCCATCACCATCGAAACCGGAAAATTAGCAAAACAAGCAGACGGATCGGTTGTGGTTAAAATGGGTGATACAATGTTGTTAGCCACTGTTGTTTCGGCAAAGGAAGCTAAAGAAGACGTTGATTTCATGCCCTTGTCGGTTGACTACCGTGAAAAATTTTCTGCTGCGGGTCGTTTCCCTGGTGGTTTTCTAAAGCGTGAAGGACGTCCTTCGGATGACGAGATTTTAGTAGCTCGTCTGGTCGACCGCGCTCTGCGTCCCCTGTTTCCGGAAGATTATCATGCTGAAACGGCTATGATGATTTCCCTGATTTCAACAGGGAAAGATGAAATGCCGGACTCGTTAGCGGGATTGGCAGCCTCTGCAGCAATCGCTGTTTCCGATGTGCCTTTTGAGTGTCCTATCTCAGAGGTTCGTGTAGGTCGTGTTGATGGAAAACTTGTCATCAATCCTTCGTTGGAGCAGTTGGAAAAGGCTGATATCGATATTATGGTGGGGGCATCGTATGACAACATCATGATGGTAGAAGGTGAAATGGATGAGGTTTCCGAAGATGAAATGCTGGAAGCCATCAAATTTGCGCACGATGCCATTAAGCAACATTGTAAGGTTCAGGAAGAACTGGCTGCTGAGCTTGGGGTGGTAAAGCGTGAGTACTCACACGAAACAAACGACGAAGAGTTGCGTGAACTGGTTAAAAAGGAAACTTACCAGAAAGTATACGATGTAGCTCGGGCAACGATACAGAACAAACAGGAACGTTACGAAGCCTTCGATAAGGTTAAGGAAGAGTTTATTGAGAAATACAGTGAAGGAAAAGAGGAAGAAGAGGTTCCGCTTAGCTTGATTGGTCGTTATTTCCACGATGTGGAAAAAGAAGCTGTACGCCGGATGATCCTAGATGAGCAGATTCGTCTCGATGGTCGTAAAACCAATGAAATTCGTCCTATCTGGGGCGAGGTTAATTACCTGCCGGGAGCACACGGGTCCGCGATTTTCACTCGTGGTGAAACACAGTCGTTGACTAGTTTGACGCTGGGAACTAAAATGGATGAGAAGATTATCGACAATGTAACTGTTCAGGGACGCGAGCGTTTCTTGTTGCATTATAACTTCCCACCCTTTTCTGTTGGTGAACCACGTACACCAAGAGGTGTTTCACGCCGTGAAATTGGTCATGGTAATTTGGCTCACCGTGCTTTGAAAGGAATGATTCCGGAGGATTTCCCTTACATCATGCGTATTGTGTCCGATATTCTTGAATCGAATGGTTCGTCGTCGATGGCGACTGTTTGTGCGGGAACAATGGCCATGATGGATGCCGGTGTAAAAATGAAGCGCCCGGTTTCAGGAATAGCCATGGGATTGATTACCGATAAGGATTCAGATAAATTTGCTGTCCTTTCCGATATTCTGGGTGACGAGGATCACCTGGGAGATATGGACTTCAAGGTAACCGGAACAGAAAAAGGAATCACCGCTACCCAGATGGATATTAAAGTTGACGGACTTTCATATGAAGTGATGGCTCAGGCACTGCAGCAAGCCAAAGAAGGACGTGAACACATCCTGGGTAAGATTCTTGAAGTGATTGACGAACCTCGTGAAGATTACAAACCAAATGTACCACGAATCGTGACCATCACCATCCCGAAAGAGATGATTGGTCCGGTTATTGGTCCTGGAGGAAAAATCATTCAGCAGATTCAGGAAGATACCCAATCGACCATTGCAATTGAGGAAGTTGATGATTTGGGAATCGTTGAAATCAGTGCACCCAACCGCGAAGCAATTGATGCTGCGTTGGAGCGTGTGCGGGCAATTGTTGCTGTTCCTGAAGTAGGTGAAGTCTATAAAGGTAAAGTGAAGTCAATCGTTTCATTCGGAGCCTTTGTGGAAATTATGCCCGGTAAAGAAGGTTTGCTCCACGTTTCGGAATTTGATTGGAAACGTGTTGAGAATCCAGCCGATGTGCTGAAAGAAGGCGACGAAGTAGAAGTAAAACTACTTGAGGTTGACCAACGTACAGGTAAACTGAAACTTTCGAGAAAGGTATTGCTGCCTCGTCCGGAGCGTACCGGAAACGAGAACGATCGGGGTGGTCGAGGCGACAGAGGCGACCGCAGAGGTGGTGATCGTAATCGTGACCGTGGAGACCGTCGTCCGCCGCGTCGCGAAAACAATCGATAG
- the rpsO gene encoding 30S ribosomal protein S15, with product MYLTSEKKTEIFEKHGKSATNTGSTEGQIALFSYRISHLTEHLKKNRKDYSTQRALIRLVGKRRSLLDYLKRKDIERYRAILKELNLRR from the coding sequence ATGTATTTAACATCAGAAAAGAAAACAGAGATTTTTGAAAAGCACGGTAAAAGTGCAACCAACACAGGTTCAACCGAAGGTCAGATTGCGTTATTCTCATACCGCATTAGTCACCTGACTGAGCACCTGAAAAAGAACCGCAAAGACTACAGTACACAGCGTGCACTGATTCGTCTGGTTGGTAAGCGCCGTTCATTACTCGATTATCTGAAAAGAAAAGATATTGAGCGTTATCGTGCGATTCTGAAAGAACTTAATCTTCGTAGATAA